Proteins encoded by one window of Vibrio panuliri:
- a CDS encoding flagellin N-terminal helical domain-containing protein: MLSVNTNIAAMKGSQGLHRVTNSQSVSMERLSSGKKINHAKDDATGLQISNRLLAQSRGMDVAIRNANDGISMLQTAEGAMNEYTENLTRMRDLTLRYANGSLAKEDRLAIQQEYGALKDELNRITQTTSYSGDKLLNGKNTERVFQIGASSGQAIKLSMPSLEKFQETEKQTTTKITRFQAVKKNLLEDWRSNTDFTINFEIFEGNYTLDGNEHVSIDLSKGLSLHEVVDEINDKVGNKMRVFIDEEDLYFDNGNLASKGPRLSYYALADNHRVLYRGIDSAGYFYSPFRSSGGECAFDVEEVSFYEIPDLGNVSSTDAVLEKLDGVLHLVDSERAKLGATQNRLFHAINNLSQSSENVAASYSQIRDTDFAKETTNLTKQSILKEAEMVLLAQAKDSPRNALSLLS; this comes from the coding sequence ATGTTAAGTGTTAATACAAACATCGCTGCTATGAAGGGTTCACAAGGTTTGCACCGAGTAACCAACAGTCAATCGGTTTCTATGGAGCGCTTGTCGTCAGGTAAGAAGATTAATCACGCCAAAGATGATGCTACTGGTCTTCAGATTTCTAATCGATTACTCGCCCAGAGTCGTGGGATGGATGTGGCTATTCGAAACGCGAATGATGGCATATCTATGTTGCAAACGGCCGAAGGTGCGATGAATGAATATACCGAGAACCTGACTCGTATGCGCGACCTTACACTAAGATATGCCAATGGTTCTTTGGCAAAAGAAGACAGATTAGCGATTCAGCAAGAATACGGTGCATTAAAGGATGAGTTAAATCGAATCACTCAAACAACTAGCTACTCAGGAGACAAATTACTGAACGGCAAAAATACCGAACGTGTTTTTCAAATTGGTGCCAGTTCAGGTCAGGCCATTAAGTTGAGTATGCCTTCTTTAGAAAAATTCCAAGAAACGGAAAAGCAAACAACGACAAAGATCACTAGGTTTCAGGCAGTCAAAAAGAACTTACTTGAGGATTGGAGATCGAATACTGACTTTACGATTAATTTCGAAATATTTGAAGGTAACTATACATTGGATGGGAACGAGCACGTATCCATCGATCTCTCCAAAGGGTTATCACTTCACGAAGTCGTTGATGAAATAAACGATAAAGTTGGTAACAAGATGCGAGTTTTTATCGATGAGGAAGATCTATATTTTGATAATGGAAACCTGGCTTCCAAAGGACCACGGCTAAGCTATTACGCATTAGCTGATAATCATCGGGTTTTGTACAGAGGTATTGACTCTGCGGGGTATTTCTATAGTCCATTTCGTTCTTCAGGAGGAGAGTGCGCATTTGATGTAGAGGAGGTGTCTTTCTATGAGATACCTGATTTGGGTAATGTATCAAGCACAGATGCGGTTCTTGAAAAATTGGATGGAGTATTACATTTAGTTGATTCTGAGAGAGCTAAGTTAGGTGCGACTCAAAATCGGTTATTTCATGCAATAAACAACTTATCTCAATCCTCAGAGAATGTCGCTGCCAGCTATAGCCAAATTCGAGATACTGATTTTGCTAAGGAAACGACGAACCTGACTAAACAGTCAATTCTTAAGGAAGCAGAGATGGTTCTGCTTGCTCAAGCTAAGGATTCTCCTCGCAATGCACTTAGTCTTTTAAGCTGA
- a CDS encoding YicC/YloC family endoribonuclease: protein MIYSMTAYSRKELKGDWGTAVWEIRSVNQRYLETYFRLPEQFRGLEPVLRERFRKRLARGKVECHLRFEANPAAQGELTINETLASQVIKAAEQVMHMTGELSRINPFQVMQWPGVMETPEQDMDAVNKDLLSGFDEALSEFIEARGREGDNMKALIEQRLTAITDEVVKVRARMPEILTWQRERLLNKFEEAKIELDAARVEQELILLAQKSDVAEELDRLDSHVKETTNILKKGGSVGRRLDFMMQEFNRESNTLASKSISTDITASGVELKVLIEQMREQIQNIE from the coding sequence ATGATCTACAGTATGACGGCTTACTCTCGCAAAGAGTTAAAAGGCGATTGGGGCACTGCCGTATGGGAAATCCGTAGCGTTAACCAACGTTACCTAGAAACCTATTTCCGCCTACCAGAACAGTTCCGCGGTCTTGAACCTGTGCTGCGTGAGCGTTTTCGTAAACGCCTTGCTCGCGGTAAAGTTGAGTGCCATTTACGCTTTGAAGCAAACCCTGCTGCTCAGGGTGAACTGACTATCAATGAAACTCTCGCAAGCCAAGTAATCAAAGCCGCTGAACAAGTGATGCATATGACTGGCGAACTTAGCCGCATCAATCCATTCCAAGTGATGCAATGGCCGGGCGTAATGGAAACCCCTGAGCAAGATATGGATGCGGTAAACAAAGATCTACTGAGTGGCTTTGATGAAGCATTGAGCGAGTTTATCGAAGCTCGTGGCCGTGAAGGCGACAACATGAAAGCACTTATCGAGCAGCGCCTAACCGCGATTACCGATGAAGTGGTTAAAGTTCGCGCTCGTATGCCAGAAATTCTAACTTGGCAGCGTGAACGCCTACTAAACAAGTTTGAAGAAGCAAAAATTGAGCTTGATGCGGCACGAGTGGAGCAAGAGCTGATCTTACTTGCGCAAAAATCAGATGTTGCAGAAGAGCTAGACCGCCTAGACTCACACGTAAAAGAAACCACGAATATCTTGAAAAAAGGTGGCTCCGTTGGTCGTCGTCTCGACTTTATGATGCAAGAGTTCAACCGAGAGTCTAATACTTTGGCTTCTAAGTCTATCAGTACTGACATCACTGCATCAGGCGTCGAGTTAAAAGTACTGATCGAGCAAATGCGCGAACAGATCCAGAATATAGAATAA
- the rph gene encoding ribonuclease PH produces the protein MRPNDRKADQVRPIKITRNYTAYAEGSVLVEFGNTKVLCNASIEENVPRWLKGQGKGWVTAEYGMLPRATHSRTRREATNGQQGGRTMEIQRLIARSLRAVVDLKAMGEFMITVDCDVIQADGGTRTASISGASVALADAFQHLIDSGKLKNNPMKGHVAAVSVGILGEDVLCDLEYVEDSAADTDMNVVMTEDGRMIEVQGTAEGEPFSHEQLLALLESAKKGIAEIVVAQKTALAN, from the coding sequence ATGCGCCCTAACGATCGCAAGGCGGATCAAGTTCGCCCAATTAAAATTACTCGTAACTACACCGCTTATGCAGAAGGCTCTGTTCTTGTGGAGTTTGGTAACACCAAAGTACTTTGCAACGCATCCATTGAAGAAAATGTGCCTCGTTGGTTAAAAGGCCAAGGGAAAGGTTGGGTTACGGCTGAATATGGCATGCTACCTCGTGCAACTCACTCACGCACACGCCGTGAAGCGACCAATGGTCAGCAAGGTGGTCGTACGATGGAAATTCAACGTCTGATTGCTCGCAGTTTACGTGCAGTTGTTGATTTAAAAGCCATGGGTGAGTTTATGATCACCGTGGATTGTGACGTAATCCAAGCAGATGGCGGTACTCGTACAGCATCTATTTCTGGTGCAAGTGTGGCACTGGCTGACGCATTCCAGCACCTAATTGACAGCGGTAAGCTAAAGAACAACCCAATGAAAGGTCATGTTGCTGCGGTATCTGTGGGCATTTTGGGTGAAGATGTGCTGTGTGATTTGGAGTATGTTGAAGACTCAGCGGCTGATACCGACATGAACGTCGTGATGACTGAAGATGGTCGCATGATTGAAGTGCAAGGTACTGCAGAAGGTGAACCGTTTAGTCATGAGCAGTTGCTTGCGCTGCTAGAGTCAGCGAAGAAAGGCATTGCGGAAATTGTCGTAGCGCAGAAGACGGCGTTAGCCAATTAG
- the pyrE gene encoding orotate phosphoribosyltransferase, with protein sequence MKAYQREFIEFALEKEVLKFGEFTLKSGRKSPYFFNAGLFNTGRDLARLGRFYAAALADSGIEFDVLFGPAYKGIPIATTTAVALADHHDIDTPYCFNRKEAKDHGEGGNLVGSALEGRIMLVDDVITAGTAIRESMEIIQANGADLAGVLVAIDRQEKGKGELSAIQEVERDFGCAVISIVSLTDLITFLEEKGDNTEHLEAVKAYRAEYGI encoded by the coding sequence ATGAAAGCATACCAGCGTGAATTTATTGAATTTGCACTAGAGAAAGAAGTTTTAAAGTTTGGTGAGTTTACTTTGAAGTCAGGTCGCAAGAGTCCTTACTTTTTTAACGCTGGCTTGTTCAATACTGGTCGCGATTTGGCGCGTTTAGGCCGCTTCTATGCCGCAGCATTGGCGGATTCTGGTATTGAGTTTGACGTATTGTTTGGTCCGGCATACAAGGGTATCCCAATTGCAACGACGACAGCGGTTGCTCTGGCAGACCACCACGACATTGATACGCCTTACTGCTTTAACCGCAAAGAAGCAAAAGATCACGGTGAAGGTGGCAACCTAGTAGGTAGCGCGTTAGAAGGCCGCATCATGTTAGTGGATGATGTGATTACCGCAGGCACTGCAATCCGTGAGTCTATGGAAATCATCCAAGCAAATGGTGCTGATTTAGCTGGCGTGTTGGTGGCAATCGATCGTCAGGAGAAAGGTAAAGGTGAGCTTTCTGCGATTCAAGAAGTGGAGCGAGACTTTGGTTGCGCAGTCATTTCGATCGTTAGTTTGACTGACCTGATCACTTTCCTCGAAGAGAAAGGCGATAACACTGAGCATCTAGAAGCAGTGAAAGCTTACCGTGCTGAATATGGCATTTAA
- the lpxM gene encoding lauroyl-Kdo(2)-lipid IV(A) myristoyltransferase (LpxM is lauroyl-Kdo(2)-lipid IV(A) myristoyltransferase, an enzyme characterized in Escherichia coli and involved in biosynthesis of the form of lipid A found in that species and some closely related species.) — translation MSDTQKNSIDKYIHNPTFQWSFLHPKHWGAWIGIFLAALVAFVPARWRDKLARKLTRFVIQKNGRVVRRARVNLKYCFPEKTDQERQFILEETFVKAAQYLLGYSEFLVRSTKHNRDRGVMIGEENLLPLLDAGEPVIILAPHAWAVDYPAVMLASQGYKITTIMKPQRNPIADWLMQVQRMQYGGRIFAREAGVKPFVRSIKDGYVGYWLPDEDFGPANSVFVPFFATEKATLKGFGKMARLSKAKVVPILPAYNDKTCKYEVHILPALENFPTGDEEQDARAMNKAIEDLVTPRPEQYMWNLSLLKTQRDGREIYDNSDKGDRDLDNQ, via the coding sequence ATGAGTGATACTCAAAAAAATAGTATTGATAAATACATTCACAACCCAACTTTTCAGTGGTCATTTCTGCACCCCAAGCACTGGGGAGCATGGATCGGCATTTTTCTTGCGGCGCTTGTTGCATTTGTGCCAGCGCGCTGGCGAGATAAACTGGCAAGAAAGCTCACTCGATTTGTGATTCAAAAAAATGGTCGCGTTGTTAGGCGTGCACGGGTGAACTTAAAGTATTGCTTCCCAGAAAAAACCGACCAAGAAAGACAGTTCATCTTAGAAGAAACCTTCGTGAAAGCGGCTCAATATCTACTGGGCTATTCTGAGTTTCTTGTACGTTCAACCAAACATAACCGTGATCGCGGCGTAATGATTGGCGAAGAAAATCTGCTGCCTTTGCTCGACGCTGGAGAGCCTGTGATTATCCTTGCCCCACATGCTTGGGCTGTTGACTACCCAGCGGTAATGCTGGCATCGCAAGGCTATAAAATCACCACGATTATGAAACCGCAGCGTAACCCTATTGCTGACTGGCTAATGCAGGTCCAACGTATGCAATATGGCGGTCGTATTTTTGCGCGTGAGGCTGGCGTTAAACCATTTGTGCGCTCGATTAAAGATGGCTACGTGGGTTACTGGCTACCAGATGAAGACTTTGGTCCTGCTAATTCCGTATTTGTGCCATTCTTTGCGACGGAAAAAGCCACTCTCAAAGGCTTTGGCAAAATGGCTCGCCTATCGAAAGCCAAAGTGGTTCCTATTTTACCTGCTTACAATGATAAAACCTGTAAATACGAAGTCCATATTCTACCTGCTCTAGAGAATTTCCCTACAGGCGATGAAGAACAAGACGCTCGTGCAATGAATAAAGCGATTGAAGACTTAGTCACTCCACGCCCTGAGCAATACATGTGGAACTTATCGCTACTTAAAACCCAACGAGATGGCCGTGAGATCTATGACAACTCGGATAAAGGCGATCGAGATTTAGATAATCAGTAA
- the lpxL gene encoding LpxL/LpxP family Kdo(2)-lipid IV(A) lauroyl/palmitoleoyl acyltransferase, whose protein sequence is MNNRTHVKKPEFSLALLHPKHWGVWLGFGLLALLVNLLPYALLLKLGRALGLLGMKLAKSRVTIARRNFELAFPQMSAEEVDAKVIENFKNTGMALIETGITWFWPTWRFKRILIAKDIETLQTLNAEGKGVLLCCVHALNLEITARAFGVLGLSGYGAYRPHSNPAYEFIQYRGRTRNGNQLIYRRDLKQMIRILRDGERLFYLPDQDYGHNKSVFVPFFAVDEACTTTGTSILHYTSKCAIVTGSGFRNPAGKYEIIANTRVDLDYPQKDETAAAAYMNHYIEEVIMRAPEQWMWLHKRFKSLPDETLTNSRYL, encoded by the coding sequence ATGAATAATAGAACTCACGTTAAAAAGCCTGAGTTTTCTCTCGCTTTACTTCACCCCAAACACTGGGGCGTATGGCTAGGCTTCGGTCTGCTTGCGCTACTGGTTAACTTGCTACCCTATGCACTATTGCTCAAGCTTGGTCGTGCGCTCGGGTTACTTGGTATGAAGCTCGCTAAATCTCGGGTAACAATTGCTCGTCGCAACTTTGAGCTAGCCTTCCCACAAATGAGCGCAGAAGAAGTTGACGCCAAAGTGATCGAGAATTTCAAAAATACCGGCATGGCATTAATTGAAACCGGCATCACTTGGTTCTGGCCGACATGGCGCTTCAAGCGCATACTTATTGCAAAAGATATTGAGACTTTACAGACATTAAATGCAGAAGGAAAAGGGGTACTGCTCTGTTGTGTACACGCACTCAACTTAGAAATTACCGCTCGCGCTTTTGGTGTGTTAGGTCTGTCAGGTTATGGGGCTTACCGACCTCACAGTAATCCTGCTTATGAGTTTATCCAATATCGAGGACGAACTCGCAATGGCAACCAACTGATTTATCGCCGCGACCTTAAGCAAATGATCCGGATACTGCGTGATGGTGAGCGATTGTTCTACTTACCAGACCAAGACTATGGTCACAACAAATCTGTCTTTGTACCGTTCTTTGCGGTTGATGAAGCTTGCACCACTACAGGCACTAGCATTCTGCATTACACTAGCAAATGTGCGATTGTGACTGGCTCGGGTTTTCGTAACCCGGCAGGAAAGTACGAGATTATCGCCAATACACGGGTAGACTTAGACTATCCTCAAAAGGATGAAACCGCCGCCGCTGCGTACATGAACCATTATATTGAAGAAGTTATCATGCGCGCACCGGAACAATGGATGTGGCTACATAAGCGTTTTAAATCGCTGCCGGATGAAACACTAACCAACTCTCGCTACCTCTAA
- the slmA gene encoding nucleoid occlusion factor SlmA, with protein MAGTRKTNRREEILQALAEMLESNEGASRITTAKLAKQVGVSEAALYRHFPSKARMFEGLIEFIEESLMSRINRILDEEKDTLTRIRLVLQLILVFAERNPGLTRILSGHALMFENERLRERINQLFERIETSLRQILRERKLREGKSFPVDERILAAQLLGQVEGSLNRFVRSDFKYQPTANFDEYWALLSAQIA; from the coding sequence ATGGCTGGAACACGAAAAACCAATCGCCGAGAAGAGATCTTACAAGCACTCGCTGAAATGCTAGAGTCCAACGAAGGGGCTTCTCGCATCACAACGGCTAAGCTGGCAAAGCAAGTCGGCGTCTCTGAAGCAGCGTTATATCGCCACTTCCCGAGTAAGGCTCGTATGTTTGAAGGTTTGATTGAGTTTATCGAAGAATCTTTGATGTCGCGTATCAACCGTATCCTCGATGAAGAAAAAGATACCTTGACCCGTATCCGTCTGGTATTGCAATTAATTCTTGTGTTTGCAGAAAGAAACCCAGGACTAACTCGAATTCTTTCCGGGCATGCACTGATGTTTGAAAACGAACGTCTGCGCGAGCGCATCAACCAGTTGTTTGAACGCATTGAAACCTCACTACGCCAGATTCTTCGCGAGCGTAAGCTCCGTGAAGGAAAGTCTTTTCCCGTCGATGAACGCATTCTTGCGGCACAACTATTGGGACAGGTAGAAGGCAGCCTCAACCGTTTCGTTCGTTCTGATTTTAAATATCAGCCAACAGCGAATTTTGATGAATACTGGGCACTACTGAGTGCACAAATTGCTTAA
- the coaBC gene encoding bifunctional phosphopantothenoylcysteine decarboxylase/phosphopantothenate--cysteine ligase CoaBC: MQTLAGKKILLGISGGIAAYKCAELTRRLIERGAQVQVVMTKAAKEFITPLTMQAVSGRPVSDSLLDPAAEASMGHIELAKWADLVLLAPATADLIARMAAGMGNDLLTTLVLASEAPIAVSPAMNQQMYRNQATQENIATLSRRGMHIWGPAAGEQACGDVGPGRMLEPMQLVGLCEQFFAKKPLEGKSILISAGPTREAIDPVRYISNHSSGKMGFALAQAAQLLGANVTLVAGPVSLATPQGCHRVDVESALEMHQAVMSHASQNDVFISCAAVADYRPETVADNKLKKTDDSDSMSVTMVKNPDIVASVAAMAENRPFTVGFAAETQNVKQYALSKLTRKNLDMICANDVSQQGQGFNSNDNAINVYWHEGEQSLTLASKQQIAQQILLIIADKL, encoded by the coding sequence ATGCAAACACTCGCAGGTAAAAAGATTCTACTTGGCATTAGCGGCGGTATCGCTGCCTACAAATGTGCTGAACTTACTCGTCGACTGATTGAGCGTGGTGCTCAAGTGCAAGTCGTGATGACCAAAGCGGCTAAAGAGTTTATTACTCCGCTCACCATGCAAGCAGTGTCGGGCCGTCCTGTCTCGGATAGCTTACTCGACCCAGCAGCAGAAGCGTCTATGGGGCATATCGAGTTGGCTAAATGGGCAGATCTTGTTCTACTCGCGCCAGCAACTGCAGATTTAATTGCACGTATGGCGGCAGGTATGGGCAATGATTTACTCACAACCTTAGTCCTTGCCAGTGAAGCACCAATTGCGGTCTCTCCAGCGATGAATCAACAGATGTATCGCAACCAAGCAACCCAAGAGAATATCGCCACACTGAGTCGTCGTGGTATGCATATTTGGGGACCAGCTGCGGGCGAACAAGCCTGCGGTGACGTCGGCCCTGGCCGCATGTTAGAACCAATGCAGTTGGTTGGTCTCTGTGAGCAATTTTTTGCCAAAAAACCGCTTGAAGGAAAATCGATCCTAATCAGCGCAGGCCCAACTCGTGAAGCGATCGACCCTGTTCGCTATATCAGTAATCACAGCTCAGGCAAAATGGGCTTTGCATTAGCTCAAGCCGCACAGCTATTAGGCGCCAATGTTACTTTAGTCGCTGGACCTGTCTCTCTTGCAACGCCACAAGGATGCCACCGCGTTGATGTAGAAAGTGCGCTTGAGATGCATCAGGCGGTGATGAGTCATGCCAGCCAGAACGATGTGTTTATTAGCTGCGCAGCTGTCGCTGATTACCGCCCTGAAACCGTTGCTGATAACAAGCTGAAGAAAACGGACGACAGTGACTCGATGAGTGTCACCATGGTGAAGAATCCGGATATCGTAGCCTCGGTTGCAGCAATGGCAGAAAACCGACCATTTACGGTAGGCTTTGCTGCTGAAACCCAGAACGTCAAACAGTACGCTTTAAGCAAGCTAACACGGAAAAACCTGGATATGATCTGTGCGAATGACGTCTCACAGCAAGGTCAAGGGTTTAATAGTAACGATAATGCGATTAACGTATACTGGCACGAAGGTGAGCAATCACTTACTCTTGCATCAAAACAACAAATTGCACAACAAATTCTGCTGATTATCGCCGACAAGCTATAG
- the radC gene encoding RadC family protein, with amino-acid sequence MGIKSLPNESMPREKLLTRGPHALSDAELLAIFLRTGTQGVNVLQLADHLLSEFGSLRCLFSASQQEFCSRKGLGVAKYVQLQACLEMSQRYLGETLQRGEALTSPQQTKLYLSNLLRDRQREVFYILFLDNQHRVICSEVMFEGTIDSASVYPREVVKRALEHNAAALILAHNHPSGVAEPSQSDRRITRRLIDAVALVEIRILDHFVVGDGEVISFAERGWI; translated from the coding sequence ATGGGTATAAAGTCACTGCCAAATGAATCAATGCCAAGAGAAAAGTTGCTCACACGAGGGCCTCATGCATTAAGCGATGCCGAGTTGTTGGCTATTTTCCTGCGGACTGGCACACAAGGCGTCAATGTGTTGCAACTAGCGGATCACCTTCTGAGTGAGTTTGGTTCATTAAGGTGTTTATTTTCCGCATCCCAACAAGAGTTCTGCTCTCGTAAAGGTTTAGGGGTAGCGAAATATGTGCAACTGCAAGCGTGTTTAGAGATGTCGCAACGCTATCTTGGCGAAACTTTGCAGCGCGGAGAGGCGCTGACCAGTCCACAGCAAACGAAGTTATATTTGTCGAATTTGCTACGTGATCGCCAACGCGAAGTCTTCTATATATTGTTTCTTGATAATCAACATCGGGTGATTTGTTCAGAAGTCATGTTTGAAGGCACGATCGACTCTGCCTCTGTTTACCCGAGAGAAGTGGTGAAACGAGCGCTAGAACATAATGCGGCTGCATTGATTCTCGCTCACAATCACCCGTCCGGTGTTGCGGAACCGAGCCAATCTGATCGCCGGATTACCCGTCGATTAATCGATGCGGTGGCATTAGTCGAGATAAGAATTCTTGACCATTTTGTGGTTGGAGATGGCGAAGTTATTTCGTTCGCAGAGCGTGGTTGGATTTGA
- the rpmB gene encoding 50S ribosomal protein L28: MSRVCQVTGKRPVTGNNRSHARNATKRRFLPNLQTHRFWVESEKRFVKLRLTAKGMRIIDKKGIDAVLVDIRARGENV; this comes from the coding sequence ATGTCACGAGTATGCCAAGTAACTGGTAAGCGTCCAGTAACGGGTAACAACCGTTCACACGCACGAAATGCTACTAAGCGTCGTTTTCTGCCGAACCTACAAACTCATCGTTTCTGGGTAGAGAGCGAAAAACGTTTTGTTAAACTACGCCTTACTGCAAAAGGTATGCGCATCATTGACAAGAAAGGCATCGATGCTGTTCTTGTTGACATTCGTGCGCGCGGCGAAAACGTTTAA
- the rpmG gene encoding 50S ribosomal protein L33: MAKKGVREKIRLVSTAETGHFYTTDKNKRNMPGKFEIKKFDPVVRKHVVYKEAKIK; the protein is encoded by the coding sequence ATGGCAAAGAAAGGCGTTCGTGAGAAAATCCGTCTAGTATCAACTGCTGAGACAGGTCACTTCTACACAACTGATAAGAACAAGCGCAACATGCCTGGCAAATTCGAGATCAAGAAATTTGATCCTGTAGTTCGCAAGCACGTTGTGTACAAAGAAGCTAAAATCAAGTAA
- the mutM gene encoding bifunctional DNA-formamidopyrimidine glycosylase/DNA-(apurinic or apyrimidinic site) lyase encodes MPELPEVEVSRMGISPHLIGETIKSLTFRTPKLRWEIPAELKQLEGQVVRNIRRRAKYLIIETDAGCAIVHLGMSGSLRVLDAEIAPSKHDHVDLKLSNGKVLRYNDPRRFGAWLFSSDGNHVVLGHMGPEPLTDEFSALYMQEKATKKRVAVKQFIMDNKVVVGVGNIYASESLFSARIHPTRPAGSLTVEEWQQLVSEIKQVLATSITQGGTTLKDFSQADGKPGYFAQELRVYGKGGQACPNCGSEIEELKIGQRNTFFCSVCQK; translated from the coding sequence GTGCCTGAACTACCAGAAGTTGAAGTCAGTCGAATGGGAATATCGCCTCACTTGATTGGGGAGACAATTAAGTCACTGACTTTCCGTACACCAAAGTTGCGTTGGGAGATCCCTGCGGAGCTTAAACAATTGGAAGGACAAGTTGTTCGCAATATTCGTCGCAGAGCCAAGTATTTAATCATTGAAACCGATGCTGGTTGTGCGATTGTTCACTTGGGGATGTCAGGGTCATTGCGAGTATTAGATGCTGAAATTGCACCGAGTAAACATGATCACGTTGACCTGAAGCTGAGTAATGGCAAGGTATTGCGTTACAATGACCCTCGGCGTTTTGGCGCTTGGCTTTTTAGTTCAGATGGCAATCATGTGGTGCTGGGGCATATGGGACCTGAACCATTAACTGATGAGTTTAGTGCGCTTTATATGCAAGAAAAGGCCACCAAGAAGCGCGTTGCAGTAAAACAATTTATCATGGACAACAAGGTGGTCGTTGGGGTTGGAAATATCTACGCCAGTGAATCGTTGTTTAGTGCTCGTATCCATCCTACGCGGCCTGCGGGAAGTTTAACTGTTGAAGAGTGGCAACAACTAGTGTCTGAGATTAAGCAGGTGCTTGCTACTTCGATTACACAAGGCGGCACCACACTGAAAGACTTCTCTCAAGCCGATGGTAAACCGGGCTATTTCGCGCAAGAGTTACGTGTATATGGCAAAGGTGGTCAAGCTTGTCCAAATTGTGGCAGTGAGATTGAAGAGTTAAAAATAGGCCAACGGAACACTTTTTTTTGCTCCGTGTGTCAAAAGTAA